The Flavobacterium psychrotrophum region TGGGTGGTTGTTGTTTTATAGGGCAGGTGCAGGCTCGTCTTCTATAACCCTGTTGGCCTGTATAAAGGTGCGGCTGTGGTAGGCCTCGTTCATAGACGATACCATTACGCCATGGCTTGTAGAGCTGTGTATGAATTTAACCTCGCCATCTGCGGTAACTTCTGTTACAAGACCTACGTGGTTAATACCCCTGTGGCGGCGGTTATTGTCAAAAAACAACAGGTCGCCCGGTTTAGCATCTTCAAGTTTTATTTCGTGGCCTGCGCCTACTGCCATAGAAGCAGAGCTGCGGGGCAATGTAATATCAAATATCTGAAAAGTAGCATACACCATACCAGAGCAGTCCATGCCGGCAGTTGTAGTGCCACCCCCACGGTAACGCACGCCTTCAAACTGCATGGCGTTGTTTACTATTTGGCGGGCAAGATAGTTTTCGGTAGGTTCGGCTACAAAATCAGCTTCTGCAGGCTCATCTATTACAACTATTTTCTTCTTTTTCTTTTTAGGATTGTCGGCAGGCTTGTTTGGGCCTCCTTTTGTTTTTTCCGGCGCAGGAGCATTGTAAGCCACCACGTCGTCATCTAAGAAAACAACCTTCTCAGTAGCAAGTGCTACGTCGTTTCCTGAAGCATATTTTTGCGCGTCATCCTTAGATGTTACACTTTGCGCCATGGCGCCCATTGATGTGAGTAGTAAGAGTAAGGTGAACGGTAAAAATTGTAATTGCTTCAAAATCTTTTATTTTATCAAATTCGATTCGTGTTTTTACAAATATAACGACTTAGATTAATAAAAATTTAGTAGTGGCTGTTAAAGTTTTTAACAATCAGGTTTGCGGTATTAAAACTCGCACCTGCCCCGCCCAGTCTTTTTTCCAGTTCATCGTACTGTTTAAGCAGGTTTGCGCGGTGTTGGGGATCAAGTATTTTTTTTAATTCTGTGTGGATATTTTTTGTGTTAAAATCACTTTGAATGAGCTCTTTTACCACTTCTTTGTCCATAATAAGGTTTACCAAAGAGATGAATTTGAGCGTAATTATGCGTTTTGCGATCTGGTAGCTTATCCATCCGCCTTTATAACATACTACTTCCGGAACCTTAAAAAGTGCTGTTTCAAGCGTTGCAGTGCCCGATGTTACCAGGGCAGCATGTGCTATACTAAGCAGGTCATATGTTTTATTACTTATAAAGTGTACGCTGTCATTAGTGAGGAATGGTTCGTAAAAATCATATTCCTGGCTGGGTGCACCGGCAATTACAAACTGGTAATCCGGAAAATCATTGACAACCGATAACATGCCGCTAAGCATTTTAGAAATTTCCTGCTTTCGGCTGCCGGGCAGCAGTGCTATCACCGGGCGGCTGTCCAGATTGTGCTCTTTGCGAAAAGCGGCTTCGTTTGTAGGGGTACGGTTATGTATGGCATCAATAAGCGGATGACCTACAAATTCTACGGCAAAGCTGTGCTTGTCTTCATAAAAATCTTTTTCGAACGGCAGAATGATGTACATCTTATCTACATCACGCTTAATTGCTTTGATACGGCTTTCTTTCCATGCCCATATTTGCGGCGATATATAGTAGTGTGTAGGTATGCCTTGTTGTTTTGCCCACTGGGCAATGCGCATGTTAAAGCCCGGGTAATCTATAAAGATTATAGCATCGGGTTTAAAAGCTGTTATATCCTCCTTGCAGAGTTTTATATTATTAAAAATGGTTTTCAGGTTGGCTACTACTTCAGCAAAGCCCATAAAAGCAAGGTCGCGGTAGTGCTTTACCAGTGTGCCGCCTACAGCCTGCATAAGGTCGCCGCCCCAAAATCGTATTTCAGCATTTGGGTCCGCCTTATAAAGTTCCTTCATTAGGTTGGCACCGTGCAGGTCGCCGCTGGCTTCGCCTGCTATAATATAATATTTCATGAAAAAGATATATAAGGCAAATGTACAGATTTTATTTTTTGTCGTGATTTTTGGGTGAAAACCAAAAAGCCCTGCGCGAGGCAGGGCTTTAGTTTTATGCAATAAGGTAATTACTTTTTAAAAGTAATTGTAGTACTGTCTTGTGTAAGGCTTAGGGTATTGCCCGTTTTTGTAAAAGTTGCTGCTTTACCATCAAAAGTAAGTTTTACTTTATCAGCAGTTACGGTATAAGCACTAGTGGTAGTTTCAGCGGCGCTGCACTTTGCGGTACTTTTTCCGGAAGCATCTTTCGTAATTTCAATGTCCTGCATCTTAACAGTTGCCGGTTTTGTAGCATCAGCAAGAAATGTAATGCTCGACTGGTCCATGCAGCCCGACTCTTTTACAAGGTCGTTTGTTTTTTTGCCATCTCCATTAAGGTCAATAGCTTCAGGTACAATAATAGATGAAAGCTTCCATGTGCCTTCAAGTTTTGTGTCTGCTGTTTTGTTGTCGTCATCACTGCAAGATGCAATTGCAAAAGCCACAAGGGCTGTAAAAAGAACTTTTTTCATAGCGTGTTCTTAAAAATTGTTTTTATGTTATTTGTATATTTCCCTTTCGGGATATTCTGACATAAGGATGCCCTAATGCCCGTGGGTTGCGTTACAAATACACACAAAAATGTAAGAAATGCCATATTTTTTATGCTTCAAAAAGAGGCTAAGTTGAGGTTCAGGATACTGGGTTTTGTTTCAGGGTTAGATTTTTTACAATTATTTTTCATTCATTCCCCAACTGTTCAACGTTTGTATAGCATGGTGCGCAGTAAGGTCAAACTGTACCGGTACAACAGATACATATCCTTCGGCCAGTGCCCATTCATCGGTATCTTCGCCCTTATCGAGGTTTACAAACTTGCCGCTTAGCCAGTAATATTCTTTACCCATTGGGTTGGTGCGCTTGTCAAACTTTTCAGTCCACATGGCTTTTGCCTGGCGGCACACTTTTATTCCCTTAATTTCTTTTTCTGATAGTTTAGGAAAGTTAACATTCAGTATTACGCCTTCGGGCAGGCCGTTTTCTAAAACCTGCTCTGCTATTTGTTTTACAAAAGCTTTTACGGGTTCAAAATCAGCATTCCAGTTGTAGTCGAGTAACGAAAATCCTATTGCGGGAATGCCTTCTATGCCTGCTTCTACTGCCGCGCTCATAGTACCGCTGTAAATAACATTGATGGAAGAATTGCTACCGTGGTTTATACCGCTTACACATAAATCTGGCTTGCGATGGAGTATTTCGTTTACGGCAAACTTTACACAGTCTACCGGGGTGCCGCTACAGCTGTATTCCTGCTCAATTTCAGGGTCTATGTCTATCTTGTTGATGTGTAGTGTGTTGTTTATAGTAATGGCGTGCCCGGTAGCACTCTGCGGGCTGTCCGGAGCCACTACAACTACGTCGCCCAGTTGCTTCATAACGCTTATAAGAGCGCGTATTCCGGGGGCTGTAACCCCGTCGTCATTGGTTACCAGTATCAAAGGTTTTTTCTTGGCCATGCAATAAATTAAAATAAGAGTTGTACTTTTACGTTAGCTAAAATACACAATTTTTATCGTGGCGTGATAAAGATGGACGGACAATGAATTTTGGCACACTTTTTACTGTGTTAACATTTATACGAAAGATTCAATGAATGCCTTTTTGAAATTTATGAAAAGAAACTATAAAATTGTAGCGTTAGTTGTGCTGTTAGCCGGCGCGCTGTTTGGGTTTACCATGATACCCGGGCAAAAAGAGAACGATCCTGATAAAGACAAGCTCCTTATTGAGTTGCTTACTTATGTTATAGAAAAAGGCCATTATAATCCTGCTGCTATAGACGATACTTTTAGTAAAGGTGTTTATAAAGATTATTTAGAAAACATAGACCCAAGCAAAAGGTTTTTTACCCAGGCAGATATCAATGAGTTTTCTAAATACGAAACACAGCTTGATGACCAGATAAATAACCGCGACCTTAGCTTTTTTTACCTGACATACGGCAGGTTGCAACAGCGTATTAAAGAAGCAAATAGTTTTTACAAAGATATCCTGGCTAAGCCATTTGACTTTAAAGCGGATGAAAGCTTTAATACCGACTATGAGAAAATGCCATTTGCTAAAGATGATGCCGAACTTCGCGACCGTTGGAGGAAACAGCTAAAGCTTAGCGTACTTTCTTCTGTAGCAGATAAAGAAAAAATGCAGGATGCTCCGGCTGAGGACAAACTGAAGGACAAAGAAAAAGGCTTTAGCGATGAAAAGGCGCTTGAGGCAAAACCGGGTGCTGATGTAAACAAAACAAAAGCTAATGGCGAGAAGAAATCTTTTACTGAACTTGAAAAAGAGGCGCGTGAAAGTACTTTAAAATCACTAAACGATTATTTTGATTTTGTAGGCGATCTTAAGCAGGAAGAATGGTTTAGCATTTACATGAATGCTATTGCAGAGCGTTTTGACCCGCATACCTACTACTTTGCCCCAGATGATAAAGACAAGTTTGATACCAGCATGCGCGGATCGCTTGAAGGTATTGGTGCAAGGCTTCAAAAGAAAAATGACTTTGTAGAGATATCAGAACTTATTCCGGGCGGACCAGCCTGGAGAGGTAAAGAATTAGAGCAGGGCGACCTTATTATGAAAGTAGCCCAGGGCAAAGACCAGCCGGTAGACATTAGCGGTATGAGGCTTGATGATGTAGTAAAAAAAATAAAGGGCCCTAAAGGTACTGAGGTGCGTCTTACGGTTAAAAAAGTAGATGGTAGCGTAAAAACTATTGCCATTACCCGTGAGGTTGTAGAGATCGAAGAAACATATGCTAAATCAAGCATTGTTAAGAAAGGCGGAAAAACATACGGCGTCATTTACCTGCCGAAATTTTATATCGACTTTGAGAACCAGGACAACCGCGATGCTGCTAAAGATGTTGCTGCTGAAGTTGACCACTTAAAGGCACAGGGTGTAGATGGTATTGTAATGGACCTGCGTGATAACGGTGGCGGATCTTTAAAGACCGTTGTAGATATTGCAGGTTTGTTTATAGAAAAAGGTCCTGTTGTACAGGTGCGCAGCCGGGCAGAAGATGGTAAGCCTTCTGATAAGCCTGAAGTGCTTACAGATAACGATCCTAAAGTGCATTATGATGGCCCGCTTGTAGTGCTTATCAATAACTTCTCTGCTTCGGCTTCAGAAATTTTTGCAGCTGCCATACAGGATTATAACCGTGGCCTTATATTGGGTAGTAAGCAAAGTTATGGTAAGGGTACTGTGCAGAACATCATCGACCTTAACCGCTTTGTACGTGGCAGCACTTTTGGTAACCTTGGTGCGCTAAAAACCACAACGCAAAAGTTTTACCGCATTAATGGTGGATCTACGCAACGTGAGGGTGTAAAGAGTGACATCATAATGCCTGATAAATACAGCTACATTGAGATAGGTGAGCGCGATAGCGATAATGCACTTCCTTGGGATAAGATAGCGCAGGCTCCTTATAAGCCGTTTAAAAATAACTTTGCTCCAGCTATTGCCAATAGTAAAAAACGTATTGCGGAAAGTGCTGAGTTTAAACTGATGGACGAGAATGCTAAATTCCTTAGCGAACGTAAAGATGACAATAACTACAGCCTGAATATTGATAAATTTAAAGCTGATGCTGCTAAAATAGAAGTTGCCGCTAAAAAATTCAAGGCACTGGGTAAATACAACAGCAATCTTACTTTTGACGCACTTCCGTATGAAAAGGAGAAGTTTAAAAACGATCCTGCCCTTGCAGAAAAGAAAAAAGACTGGTATGAAAGCCTTGGTAAAGATGCCTATGTAAATGAGGCGCTTAACGTGCTGGATGATCTTCAGCCAAAAGGAGGGAAGACAGCATCTACCGAAGCTAAAAAAGAAACAAGAATAAAAACACGATAAGCGTAAATGGCTAAAACCGGAAAATCGCTTACGGGCTTGGCGCTCCAAAAGTTCAGGAAGGACTTTTGGGGCGTTTTGAGTTTTATATTCATCACATTGCTGGTGCTTGTAGCCGTGTTTGCCTATGCGCTGGCTCCCGAAAAGTCTGAGAATGCTAACTGGGGCGATCTTGCCATACACAGCAAACCACCAGGGTTTGGTACAGATATGCTGCACTTTCCTACTAAAGAAAGCGATCAGGGGAGCTTTTCAAAATTCTTTTTTGGCGATAAAATTCCACCTAATAAAGTTCCAATCATTTATTGGGAAATTTCTGGCGACAGCCTTATTTACTCAGAGTATAAGGACGATCCTGTACTTGCCCAGAAAAAAAAGATTGCACTAAGCACCTTGGGTGAAGATATAACGGAGAGTAATTTTGTTGAAAAGTGCATAACCATAGACCAATTTATACTGGGTACCGATAGCCAGGGGCGCGATCTTTTGAGCCGTCTCATTATAGGTAGCAGGGTATCAATAGCTATAGGTTTTGTGGCCGTATTTATCTCACTTGTAGTGGGCATCTTTTTTGGTGCCATTGCCGGGTATTACGGAGGTAAGGTGGATGCTTTTGTAATGTGGCTGGTAAACATCATCTGGAGCATCCCTACGTTGCTGTTGGTCATTGCTATAACATTGGCACTTGGTAAAGGTTTCTGGCAGGTATTTGTAGCTGTAGGGCTTACCATGTGGGTTGAGGTGGCGCGTGTGGTGCGTGGTCAGGTAATGGGCATTAAGCAAATGCAGTATGTAACTGCCGCAAGAGCATTAGGCTATGGCAACGAACGAATTATCTTTCATCATATATTACCAAACAGTATGGCACCGGTTATTGTAATTTCGGCGGCTAATTTTGCTTCGGCCATATTAGTAGAAAGCGGCCTGAGCTTTCTTGGTCTTGGCGCACAGCCACCCATACCAAGTTGGGGCGGCATGATAAAAGACCATTACAATTATATTATTTTGGGTAAACCATGGCTTGCCATGGCTCCCGGGCTCGCTATGCTTTTACTGGTACTAGCCTTTATGATGGCAGGTAATGCCTTAAGGGATGCGCTTGATGTAAAGGGAGAGTAGTTTTACAAATTGCGGTATGAAGTGTATATATGCTTTTTTAGCATATATACATAGCTAATTCAAAATCCTAAAGACAATATATAAGCTCCGTTTCATATAGCCTATGTGGAAAATTTATTTCTATGAATTCTTTTTTCCTTTCAGTCGATGAAACTATGTTTCTATGTGTTTAAATATTCTCTCTATCGGTAATAATATAATAGTGTTTTCCATTTCGAACGCAGCGTAGCGAAGTTGAGAAATCTCATGAGATGCGCGCAGTCGTCGGCAACACAGTAGCATTTGTCAATCTGATTGAAGTGAAGTGATTTTATTGAAATTAAGGTAAATACACAATTTAGGTGTTTCCGAATTACCAAATCCACGCATTACCAAATAACCCTAAAAACCTACCACTCATTTACCTGGTTAGCATCCATTTTGATAAAAATGAATAACATGAGCGTAAATGCCCATAAACTCGAACCTCCGTAGCTGAAAAACGGCAGTGGTACCCCAACAGTAGGAAACAGGCGTATAAGCATGGTAATGTTTAATAAAAAGTGCATAAACAGAATAGAGGCCACACAATAGCCATACGTACGGCTAAATTTAGACTTTTGCCGTTCAGCGCGATAGATGATGCGGAGTAATAATCCAACAAACAGGCATATTACGGTTACAGATCCTGCAAAACCCCATTCTTCACCCACGGTTGTAAAAATATAGTCGGTATGCTGTTCAGGCACAAAGCCGCCTTTAGTTTGTGTGCCTTCAAGATAGCCTTTACCCAGCCATCCACCCGAACCAATGGCTATTTGTGCCTGGTTAAGGTTATAGCCTTCAGCCTGCATATTTACATCTTTACCAAAAAGCACGTTGATACGGTCTTTCTGGTGCGATTCCAGCACATTAGTAAATACATAATCTACAGAGAATACAAAGGCTGTTATTCCCACAAAAATAATGGCGTACAGTATAGGATTCCTAAAAGCGCGACGTGTCATAAAATAAGCGGCAATCATAATAATTGCGGCAAATGCAATAAGTGCTACGGGCTGTATAAGTAATGCTAATATAAACAAAGCTGCAGCAATGGCTCCTGTGGCAAGGTACCAGCCTGGTAAACCTTCGCGATAAAGTGCCAGCATAAGCGAAAAGAATATCAGGGCACTACCGGCATCGGGCTGCATCATAATGAGGCCTACAGGCAACGCAATTATACCAAATGCTATAAGCTGGTGTTTAAAAATTTTTAAGTTTATCTGTACATCACTCAGGTATTTAGAGATAACGAGTGATGTAGCTATTTTGGCAAATTCTGAAGGCTGCATACTAAAGCCGCCAAAAGAATACCAGTTGGTTTGCCCTTTAATGGTTTTACCTAAAACAAATAATCCTGCAAGTAACAGTAATCCCAAGGCATAGAAAATCATCGCATACTTATCGTATATCTTGGCGTCGAGGGTAAGTATTACAATAATAAGAGGTATACTGGTAACGATAAAAAGGAATTGCTTACCCGATACCTGCCCGAGATCAAAGATGCTGATATCCTGGTTAGGCAGCGAAGCAGAATATATAGTTAGCCAGCCCATAATAACCAAAACGGTATACAGGAGTATAGATATCCAGTCGATATTATTGGTTACTTTTTGGTTCTTCATCGTCCCTGATTAATCTTGAAAGGCTGTCCGCTGGTTACTTTTGCATATTCTTCTTTAAGGCCCTTGGTCATTATCCATTCTTCACGTGCCTTTTGTGTAAGTGCTTCGCCTTTAAGGTATTTTTCGATCATAAGGCTGGCAATAGGCCCAGCCCAACGGGCACCCCAGTAACCGTTCTCTACAAAAACAGCAATGGCAATTTTGGGGTTTTCGCGCGGGGCAAAAGCTACAAATATAGAGTGGTCGGTAAGCTGTGTGCGTACACCATTTATTTTAGTAAAGTTTTCTGCCGTACCGGTCTTACCACATATTTCAATACCTTCAACACGCAGGCTTTTTGCTGTACCAAAATTATACACATCAAAAAGGCCGTTTACAACCGGTTCAAAGTGTTGTTTTTCGATAGTTGTCTGATGGCGCTCCCTGAATTTCTTGTCTATTTCCTGGCCTTTAATGTTTTTAATAACATGAGGCGTATAGTAATAACCACGGTTAGCAACAGTTGCCATCATGTTAGCCAGTTGCATAGGCGTCATTTTTATTTCACCCTGGCCTATTGAGTTAGATATGATGGTAGATCCTCTCCAGCCGCCATTCGGGTAAAAGTGCTTGTAATATTTAGAGTCAGGCACGAGTCCTTTTCTTCCGGGAGGAAGGTCATAACCCATAAAGTTGCCTAAGCCAAAACTCTTAAGGTGGCTGCTCCAGGCATCTACACCATATTCCGGCTTGGTATATTTATCTATAGTAAGCATATATACATTGCCAAAGTAAGAGTTACAGGAGTTGTAAATACCATTGTTTAGCTGGTGTGGGCCAAAGCCGTGACATTTCATAAACGCACCGCGTCCATAGCTAAAGCCGTGGTGGCACATAAATGTGGTAGTAGGGTCTATAACTTCTTCCTGAAGGCCAATTAGCCCGGTAAGTATCTTAAATGGTGATCCTGGAGGGTATTCTGCCAGTAGCCCACGGTCAAATAGAGGTATGCCTAATGAATCCTGTTCAAGCAGCCTGTAGTTTTTAGAGCGCTCTCGGCCTACGAGTAGTGATGGGTCGTAGCTTGGTGCAGTAACCAAAGCAAGTATCTCACCTGTTTTAGGCTCAAGCGCCACAATACCACCGCGTTTTTCAAACATTAGTGCCTCACCATACTTTTGTAGTTCGGCATCTATGGTAAGTGTAATGTCTTTACCCTGCACAGCAAGTGTGTCATAGATACCCTCTTTAAAAGAGCCTATCTCACGGTTAAAACGGTCTTTTTGTACATATTTTACACCTTTTGTGCCACGAAGCACTTCTTCATACATTTCCTCTACGCCTTGTTTGCCTATAAGGTCGCCACTTTTGTAATACGGGTGCTTTTGTATGGTAGCATCGTTAACCTGGGCAATGTAGCCAAATATATTAGCACCGGCATGCATCTGGTAATCGCGGAGTGAACGCCTTACAATGTCAAAACCTTTAAAACGGCGAATGCGTTCCTGAAAGGCTGCAAATTCTTTTTTAGTAAGCGAAGGCAAAAATACCGATGGCAACACAGGGCTGTATACACGGGCTTTTTTAAGGCGCTCATTAAAATAAATAGTATCTACATTAAGCAGTCGGCACAATGCAAGAGTATCTACATCCTTCATTTCGCGTGGGGTAACCATTACATCATAAGATGGTTGGTTTGCTACCATAAGTTTACCGTTACGGTCATAAATATAGCCGCGTTCAGGATACTGGTATTTTATTTTGATGGCGTTGTTGTCGCTCTTCTTAATATAAGAGTCGTCTAATATCTGCAAATAAAAAAGCCGCGCTATTATAAGTAGCGTCCCGGC contains the following coding sequences:
- a CDS encoding C40 family peptidase, which encodes MKQLQFLPFTLLLLLTSMGAMAQSVTSKDDAQKYASGNDVALATEKVVFLDDDVVAYNAPAPEKTKGGPNKPADNPKKKKKKIVVIDEPAEADFVAEPTENYLARQIVNNAMQFEGVRYRGGGTTTAGMDCSGMVYATFQIFDITLPRSSASMAVGAGHEIKLEDAKPGDLLFFDNNRRHRGINHVGLVTEVTADGEVKFIHSSTSHGVMVSSMNEAYHSRTFIQANRVIEDEPAPAL
- the lpxB gene encoding lipid-A-disaccharide synthase; this translates as MKYYIIAGEASGDLHGANLMKELYKADPNAEIRFWGGDLMQAVGGTLVKHYRDLAFMGFAEVVANLKTIFNNIKLCKEDITAFKPDAIIFIDYPGFNMRIAQWAKQQGIPTHYYISPQIWAWKESRIKAIKRDVDKMYIILPFEKDFYEDKHSFAVEFVGHPLIDAIHNRTPTNEAAFRKEHNLDSRPVIALLPGSRKQEISKMLSGMLSVVNDFPDYQFVIAGAPSQEYDFYEPFLTNDSVHFISNKTYDLLSIAHAALVTSGTATLETALFKVPEVVCYKGGWISYQIAKRIITLKFISLVNLIMDKEVVKELIQSDFNTKNIHTELKKILDPQHRANLLKQYDELEKRLGGAGASFNTANLIVKNFNSHY
- a CDS encoding DUF5004 domain-containing protein codes for the protein MKKVLFTALVAFAIASCSDDDNKTADTKLEGTWKLSSIIVPEAIDLNGDGKKTNDLVKESGCMDQSSITFLADATKPATVKMQDIEITKDASGKSTAKCSAAETTTSAYTVTADKVKLTFDGKAATFTKTGNTLSLTQDSTTITFKK
- the surE gene encoding 5'/3'-nucleotidase SurE; the encoded protein is MAKKKPLILVTNDDGVTAPGIRALISVMKQLGDVVVVAPDSPQSATGHAITINNTLHINKIDIDPEIEQEYSCSGTPVDCVKFAVNEILHRKPDLCVSGINHGSNSSINVIYSGTMSAAVEAGIEGIPAIGFSLLDYNWNADFEPVKAFVKQIAEQVLENGLPEGVILNVNFPKLSEKEIKGIKVCRQAKAMWTEKFDKRTNPMGKEYYWLSGKFVNLDKGEDTDEWALAEGYVSVVPVQFDLTAHHAIQTLNSWGMNEK
- a CDS encoding carboxy terminal-processing peptidase; its protein translation is MNAFLKFMKRNYKIVALVVLLAGALFGFTMIPGQKENDPDKDKLLIELLTYVIEKGHYNPAAIDDTFSKGVYKDYLENIDPSKRFFTQADINEFSKYETQLDDQINNRDLSFFYLTYGRLQQRIKEANSFYKDILAKPFDFKADESFNTDYEKMPFAKDDAELRDRWRKQLKLSVLSSVADKEKMQDAPAEDKLKDKEKGFSDEKALEAKPGADVNKTKANGEKKSFTELEKEARESTLKSLNDYFDFVGDLKQEEWFSIYMNAIAERFDPHTYYFAPDDKDKFDTSMRGSLEGIGARLQKKNDFVEISELIPGGPAWRGKELEQGDLIMKVAQGKDQPVDISGMRLDDVVKKIKGPKGTEVRLTVKKVDGSVKTIAITREVVEIEETYAKSSIVKKGGKTYGVIYLPKFYIDFENQDNRDAAKDVAAEVDHLKAQGVDGIVMDLRDNGGGSLKTVVDIAGLFIEKGPVVQVRSRAEDGKPSDKPEVLTDNDPKVHYDGPLVVLINNFSASASEIFAAAIQDYNRGLILGSKQSYGKGTVQNIIDLNRFVRGSTFGNLGALKTTTQKFYRINGGSTQREGVKSDIIMPDKYSYIEIGERDSDNALPWDKIAQAPYKPFKNNFAPAIANSKKRIAESAEFKLMDENAKFLSERKDDNNYSLNIDKFKADAAKIEVAAKKFKALGKYNSNLTFDALPYEKEKFKNDPALAEKKKDWYESLGKDAYVNEALNVLDDLQPKGGKTASTEAKKETRIKTR
- a CDS encoding ABC transporter permease codes for the protein MAKTGKSLTGLALQKFRKDFWGVLSFIFITLLVLVAVFAYALAPEKSENANWGDLAIHSKPPGFGTDMLHFPTKESDQGSFSKFFFGDKIPPNKVPIIYWEISGDSLIYSEYKDDPVLAQKKKIALSTLGEDITESNFVEKCITIDQFILGTDSQGRDLLSRLIIGSRVSIAIGFVAVFISLVVGIFFGAIAGYYGGKVDAFVMWLVNIIWSIPTLLLVIAITLALGKGFWQVFVAVGLTMWVEVARVVRGQVMGIKQMQYVTAARALGYGNERIIFHHILPNSMAPVIVISAANFASAILVESGLSFLGLGAQPPIPSWGGMIKDHYNYIILGKPWLAMAPGLAMLLLVLAFMMAGNALRDALDVKGE
- the rodA gene encoding rod shape-determining protein RodA yields the protein MKNQKVTNNIDWISILLYTVLVIMGWLTIYSASLPNQDISIFDLGQVSGKQFLFIVTSIPLIIVILTLDAKIYDKYAMIFYALGLLLLAGLFVLGKTIKGQTNWYSFGGFSMQPSEFAKIATSLVISKYLSDVQINLKIFKHQLIAFGIIALPVGLIMMQPDAGSALIFFSLMLALYREGLPGWYLATGAIAAALFILALLIQPVALIAFAAIIMIAAYFMTRRAFRNPILYAIIFVGITAFVFSVDYVFTNVLESHQKDRINVLFGKDVNMQAEGYNLNQAQIAIGSGGWLGKGYLEGTQTKGGFVPEQHTDYIFTTVGEEWGFAGSVTVICLFVGLLLRIIYRAERQKSKFSRTYGYCVASILFMHFLLNITMLIRLFPTVGVPLPFFSYGGSSLWAFTLMLFIFIKMDANQVNEW
- the mrdA gene encoding penicillin-binding protein 2; the protein is MRKILLPILIVAGTLLIIARLFYLQILDDSYIKKSDNNAIKIKYQYPERGYIYDRNGKLMVANQPSYDVMVTPREMKDVDTLALCRLLNVDTIYFNERLKKARVYSPVLPSVFLPSLTKKEFAAFQERIRRFKGFDIVRRSLRDYQMHAGANIFGYIAQVNDATIQKHPYYKSGDLIGKQGVEEMYEEVLRGTKGVKYVQKDRFNREIGSFKEGIYDTLAVQGKDITLTIDAELQKYGEALMFEKRGGIVALEPKTGEILALVTAPSYDPSLLVGRERSKNYRLLEQDSLGIPLFDRGLLAEYPPGSPFKILTGLIGLQEEVIDPTTTFMCHHGFSYGRGAFMKCHGFGPHQLNNGIYNSCNSYFGNVYMLTIDKYTKPEYGVDAWSSHLKSFGLGNFMGYDLPPGRKGLVPDSKYYKHFYPNGGWRGSTIISNSIGQGEIKMTPMQLANMMATVANRGYYYTPHVIKNIKGQEIDKKFRERHQTTIEKQHFEPVVNGLFDVYNFGTAKSLRVEGIEICGKTGTAENFTKINGVRTQLTDHSIFVAFAPRENPKIAIAVFVENGYWGARWAGPIASLMIEKYLKGEALTQKAREEWIMTKGLKEEYAKVTSGQPFKINQGR